Genomic DNA from uncultured Fretibacterium sp.:
CCCTCGTCGAGTGGGGCGGCCAGGGACCGGACGGAACGGTTCGATAGAAAGGAGGAAAAGAGCATGAAACCAGGAAAACAAACGTTCCTCAAACCCTGTCTTACGGTCCTTTTGCTGTTGGCGGCGTCGTTTGGAGTCTGGAGGATTTGGGAAGTACGGCACAAGTCCATAGATACCGCTGACGACGGGCAGATGGCAGCTTCTCTCCTTCCTCTGCAAAACTCAACCTTGATTTCAGGGGAACACGGTTATTGGCCCGATAAGGAGGAAACCTCCGAGCCCTCCGTTGTAACGAGTAAATCGCCAGGAGCAGAGGTAAGGAGGGATGAAGAACCTTCTCATTCCGAGGATACACGAAGCCTCGATATTGTTTCGACGGAACCGATGTCAAGTTCTAGTTTAGAGATATATTATCCAGTCTGCAAGATAGAAACAAAAGCTGGCAAGAGTTTAGATTTAGACGTATTATCTAAGCCCGTCATCTACCTCTACCCGGAGGCCGAGACGGATGTGACCGTTCGGCTGGAGTACCAAGGCAGGCTGACCTGCACCTACCCCACACCCGACCCCGACGGCGCGTGGCGCGTCACCGCGCGGCCCGACGGGACCCTGACCGACAAACAAGGCCGGGAGTACAGCTACCTCTTCTGGGAGGGCGCGTCCGACGGAACCCCGCCCGACTTCTCCAAGGGCTTCGTCGTCAGGGGCTCGGACACCGCCGCGTTCCTGCGCGAGAAGCTGGCGTACATGGGGCTCACCCCGCGCGAGTACAACGAGTTCATCGTCTACTGGCTGCCGCGGATGCAGGGCAACCCCTGGAACCTCATCGCCTTCCAGGGAAAGAACTACACCGATTCCGCCCCGCTGACCGTCACGCCTGAACCCGACAGTATTCTGCGCATCTTCATGGCCTACCGGCCCTTGAATGCCCCGATCTCCGTTCTCCCGCAGGAGCTGACGCCCTTCGTCCGAAAGGGCTTCACCCTCGTCGAGTGGGGCGGCCAGGGACCGGACGGGGCGGTTCGGTAGAAAGGAGGGAAAAAGCATGAAACCAGAAAAACAAACGTTCCTCAAACCCTGTCTTACGCTGTTTCGTTCAAAACTTTGTCGAGAGCGTCCGTGAGAAGCTGAGAGAAATTGAGCCCTGCCTTTTCTCCACGCCAGGCAAGCCCGGCGGGGATAGTGAGATTCTTGCGGACGGTTTTCTCTCGCATGGGGGTCATCCATGCGTTAACAAGTACGACAGCCTCGTTAGGCTCCGTGCGGATGCTGCGGAAGTCGGAGGGCTCTGGTATTGCTTCGCCGTCATCCTCCATGAGCGACAGGAACCCGGCAAGAACGTCTTGCGCCATGTACATTGCTTCTTTCTGGTCGTCCCCGCAGCTCAGGCACCCCGGAAGGTCGGGGAACGAGATGGAAATACCGTCGTCGGCATAATTGAAAATTGCCGGGAAGATGTAGTGATCCGGTTTTTTCGTGAGCATTTTATTGTCCTTTCCAAGCAGGGGGCTTAAAGTATCCCCGCCTGCTTGAGTATGCTCCGGTAGGTTCCGAAGGGGAGGTCTTTTTTGGGATGCGGGACCGAAACCTTACCGGGCTTTGTTGGGTGCTCGAAGTAGTGGTGACTTCCTCTTGCACTGACGAAACGCCAACCTACCGCCGTAATTTCTTCGATCGCCTGTTTTGAGCTTGGTATTCCACTGTCCTCCCCTCTTGTTCGTTGTAAGTATAATATATCATGCGCATATTATGCACATCAATTGTTTTGTGATGTGAAATTAGGTGAGGGCATGGATTTGAAGCAGATTAGGGTCATCAGACCATTCATCCTTCGTCCGAAAGGGCTTCACCCTCGTCGAGTGGGGCGGCCAGGGACCGGACGGGGCGGTTCGATAAATAAAAAAAGGGAATCGGAGATTTGGAATAATGCGGGGAATGAAATAAAATAGGGGGACATCGTAAAGGGACGGCGCTTTTGCCCCTGTCGCCGCATCCCTTTCGGGAGGCGGTCGGTGTTGTCGTTCGTTCCCTCTTTTCGTAAGAAAGGCGTTTTCCTCCTATTTTTGGTCTTCCTCACACTGGCGGGGGGGCTGTTGTTTTTCTGCACGCGCCCGCCCAAGCCCGTGGAGCCCATCGTGCTCACGATCTGGCACAATCCCACCGGACATCGGGAGGACGCCCTGTCCCTGGCCGTCGATCGTTTCAACCGTTCCATCGGCCGGGAGAGGGGCGTCGTCATCATCGTCACGGCCATCGCCAAGTCCGAGATCATGCACGAGAAGCTCATGTCCATCGCCCAGGGGGACCCCGGCGCCCCACAGCCGCCGGACATCGTGATCGCCTACCCCAAGTCCGCGATGCCGCTTATCGCAAAGGGGGCGCTGGTTCCCCTCGACGACTATTTTTCACCCGAGGAGCTGAGCGCCTATATCCCCGAGTTCATCGACGCCGGCCGGCTCGGGGACGGACGGCTGCTGTACGTGTTTCCCATCGGCAGGTCCACCGAGGGGCTGCTCGTCAACAGGACGTTCTGGGACCGCTTCTCCCGCGAGACCGGGACCCCCGTGACGGAGCTCGCGACCTTCGAGGGGATCGTCCGCGCCGCCGAGCGGTACCACGAGTGGACCGACGCGAAGACCCCCGATATCGAGGGTGACGGGGGCATATTCTTTATGGTGGACAATCCCTTCAACCTGGCCCAGGCCGCATTCGCCCAGTTGGACGACGACCTGTTCGACGGGGACCGCCTGAACGTGAACTCGCCCGTCTACGAAAGGGTCTGGAAGCTGTTCTTCGAGCCGACGGTGCGGGGATACGAATCCGTCTACAAGGGCTATGGGACGGACCTGGCGAAGACGGGCAGGATGCTGTGTTGGACCAGCTCCACCGCGGGCATCACCTTCATGCCGAAGAACGTGGTCTATGACGACAACACGTCCGAGCCCGTGGAGTTCGAGCTGCTGCCCTTCCCGGTCATGGAGGGGGGGCGGAAGGTCGCCATCCAGCGCGCCGGGGGCTTCTGCCTCTTCCGCTCGACTCCCGACCGGCAGCAGGCAGCCGTCGATTTCCTGAAGTGGCTGACCCGTCCGGAGGAGAACCTGCGGTACGTCGAGGGCATCGGCTATCTGCCCGTGACCCGAAGCGCGCTCGAGACGGCGCAGGAGCGTTGGGGAAAGGACGCCACCGGCATCTGGAGGAGCTATGTCGAGGCGATCGGCGTGATGAACCGCGAGTACCGTTTCCTGCCCCAAAGGTCGATTGCGAACTACGGTGAGCTGGAGATCCTGTACGAGGGACGGATACGCCGCCTCGCGGAGAAGGCCCGTGAGCGGTACCGGGAGCTTTTGCCCGCTGTCGGGGCGGAACGGGCCTGGCGCGAGGCCACGGAAGGGGCGTACGCGAAGTTTGTCGAATCCAAATAGACTCTCCCTGTTCGCATTCTTCTCCAGGCTGAGGGGCCTCGGATCCCTGGGGCGTCTTGGGCGGACGCTGCGCCTGAGACTATGGATGTTCTTCGCGTTCGTCGTGCTCACGATGGCTGCGATCGTCTCGGCGGTCCTGTTCCTGACCGGCACGCTGAGCCTTCGCGACTCCGGGGGCCGCCTCGTGTTCGACAACGAGCTGAGACACCTCGCGGCATCGACGGAGAGGCGGATGGGGCACCTCTCCGCGATGGCGATACGGATGGGACATCACCTGTCACGCAGCATCGAACACTTTCTGGAGGAGCGGGAGCTGACGACGGACGACCTGCGGCGGCGTCCCGAGCTCCTGAGGCCGCTCCTGGTGAACCAGTTCGACAACCTGATGCTCTCGCTCGAGCAGGCCAAGACGACCGGGGCCTTCCTGATCCTGGATGCCACCGCCAGCCGAAGGATGCGCGAGGCCCGGACCTCCCGGGCGGGGCTGTACCTCGTCGACTGGGAGCCGGAGCTTGTCAGCGGCAGCATGCTGCAGTTCCAACTTCTGCGCGGTCCCTCGCAGATTGCGCTGGAGCGGGGATTGGTGATGGAGAAGTATTGGGCCATGGAGTTCGACATCGAGGACGCGGACTACTTCGCACACCCGCAGCGGTGCGCCATGGAGCATCCCGAGGGCGCGCACCGCGTGGGGTTCTGGTATCCGACGACGACGATTCGGGGTACGGCCCGCAAGGCGATGCTGTGCAGCGTCCCCCTGATCGATTCGCGCGGCGGCGTATTCGGGGTCTGCGGCTTCGACGTCAGCGACCTCCATTTCAAGCGCACCACCATGCCGGCCGCCAACATCTACGGCGGCATCTTCTGCACCCTGGCTCCGGTGACGACATCGGGGCTCGACGTCTCCTCGGCGCTGGTCTCGTGGCGCTATTTCGCGGAGGAGGAGCCGGGAGGCGCGAACCTCCTGTCGCCGGCGGGCGGACGCGACGGGTTCACCCTCTACAGAACCGACGGAGGAGAATCTTTGATCGGCGGAGTGCGCCCCATGAGGATACAGCCGTCGGGGCTCTCCTGCTCCGCCCCGGAGTTTACGTTCGCGCTGCTCGTCCCCGAGAGGGAATATGACGCGGTCCGGTCCGCCCGAAACGGAAGGTTTGTCCTTATCCTCGCCGTGATGTCCCTGGCCGGCATCCTGGTCTCGTTTTTCTTCAGCAGGTGGTACGTCCGCCCTATCCTGAGGGCGATTGCCGCGGTGAAGGAGGGTGCCGACGAGCCACCCGTGACGCGGATTGCGGAGATCGACGACCTGATCGAGTTCCTGACGGCGCGTGCATCCGCCGGACGGTCGGAGCCATCCGAGGGGATGGACCCCGACACCGGTCCCACGGATGACGAGGTCGAGCGGGAGTTCAACGAGCGGGTGAGGACCCTGTCGCGCGCCGAGCACAACGTGTTCGACCTCTACGTTCGGGGCTGCTCCGCCGCGGAGATCGCCGCGGCCCTGGGCATCAGCCCCAATACGGTCAAGACCCACAACCGAAACATCTTCGCCAAGATGCAGGTCTCCTCGCAGCGCGAGCTGCTGATGACCTACATCGACATTCTGAAAAAACGCCGGGGCCGGTAAGGACCCCCGCACTCCCTACCTTCCTTCCAACTCGGAAAATCCAAGTCCGAAAAGGGCGCGAATCATCCTTTTCGCCCTCATCCTTTGGGGTGATTTTAGACCATGAATCGTTTGAGCATCAGCATCGAGCATCGATACCCCGCCAACTTTCCCCGAACATGAGAATCCCCCCTGCGGGGGAAGATTTTTGCCGGTCCATAAGGATAATTATGGACGTGTCAACCTGAGGATCGACAGACCGAAGGGGCCAGTGGAACGGACGGTGTGGCGGATGAGATGGAGGGGACCGAATGGAAAGGATGATTGGCGTGTTTTTTCTTGCGGCGGTACTGCTGACGGCCCTTGTCCTTTCGGTCAAAACCTATAATGGCCTCATCGTACTGAGGAGCTTTTGCGCGGAGGGGTGGAGCGGGGTCCTGGCTGCGGTGCGGCGGAGACGGGCGGCCATCGCCCAGGCATTGAGGGCGACGGCGCCAGGCAGTCCCGAGGAGATTATGCTCCTGGAAAGGGTGAGGTCGGCCTGTGCGGAGGACGCTTCCGAATGGGACGTCGGCGAGCTGTTGCATGCCGAAGCGGAGCTGGCGGAAAATCTGCCGTCCCTTCTGGCCCTCTGCGAACGAAGCCCGGAGACATCGGAGAGAATGGAGAAGGACGAGGGGCGGACGAGTATTCGAGTTCCCCTTCCGGAGCTGAGTGCGGATGTGGAGATGGCGAGGAACTATTACAACGCGACCGCCCGTGACTACAACACGCGTCTTGGACAGTTTCCGGCGAACCTGATCGGCCGGGTGTTTCGTTTCAAAGAGGCGGAATATCTCGAATCGGATCCGTTGAGTTAGAGCGGTTGAATGGGGTTGCCCCCGCAGCCGCCGGGCGATTGTGAAGGGGAAAAGTCCGGCGTGGGGACGGCGCAGGCTTTTCCGTTCGGATGTGAAAGGAGCCATTTCATGACGGAGCAGCGAAAGGGCAATTCTTGCATTTTGTCGTTTCCCGTCGCCCGCTTCCGGGGCTGCGGGGACGAGAGGGAACGTCTGCTGAAGTGCGGGTTCGAGGAAATGGGCCTGACCCGCCAGGAGTGCCGCATCGCGCTCCTGATTCTGGACGGCGGCGGCAACGGGGACATCTGCAGCGAGCTCTATATCACCCGAAACACCCTGAAGTTCCACATCCGCAACATCAACCGCAAGCTGGGCATCC
This window encodes:
- a CDS encoding LuxR C-terminal-related transcriptional regulator, whose product is MSNPNRLSLFAFFSRLRGLGSLGRLGRTLRLRLWMFFAFVVLTMAAIVSAVLFLTGTLSLRDSGGRLVFDNELRHLAASTERRMGHLSAMAIRMGHHLSRSIEHFLEERELTTDDLRRRPELLRPLLVNQFDNLMLSLEQAKTTGAFLILDATASRRMREARTSRAGLYLVDWEPELVSGSMLQFQLLRGPSQIALERGLVMEKYWAMEFDIEDADYFAHPQRCAMEHPEGAHRVGFWYPTTTIRGTARKAMLCSVPLIDSRGGVFGVCGFDVSDLHFKRTTMPAANIYGGIFCTLAPVTTSGLDVSSALVSWRYFAEEEPGGANLLSPAGGRDGFTLYRTDGGESLIGGVRPMRIQPSGLSCSAPEFTFALLVPEREYDAVRSARNGRFVLILAVMSLAGILVSFFFSRWYVRPILRAIAAVKEGADEPPVTRIAEIDDLIEFLTARASAGRSEPSEGMDPDTGPTDDEVEREFNERVRTLSRAEHNVFDLYVRGCSAAEIAAALGISPNTVKTHNRNIFAKMQVSSQRELLMTYIDILKKRRGR
- a CDS encoding type II toxin-antitoxin system HicA family toxin, with the translated sequence MLYLQRTRGEDSGIPSSKQAIEEITAVGWRFVSARGSHHYFEHPTKPGKVSVPHPKKDLPFGTYRSILKQAGIL
- a CDS encoding LemA family protein, coding for MERMIGVFFLAAVLLTALVLSVKTYNGLIVLRSFCAEGWSGVLAAVRRRRAAIAQALRATAPGSPEEIMLLERVRSACAEDASEWDVGELLHAEAELAENLPSLLALCERSPETSERMEKDEGRTSIRVPLPELSADVEMARNYYNATARDYNTRLGQFPANLIGRVFRFKEAEYLESDPLS
- a CDS encoding helix-turn-helix transcriptional regulator is translated as MTEQRKGNSCILSFPVARFRGCGDERERLLKCGFEEMGLTRQECRIALLILDGGGNGDICSELYITRNTLKFHIRNINRKLGIRGRRELIGIAMRMLPRPGGTPDGSGVRGRIIDFTEAAAFYRQGCQEKL
- a CDS encoding type II toxin-antitoxin system HicB family antitoxin; its protein translation is MLTKKPDHYIFPAIFNYADDGISISFPDLPGCLSCGDDQKEAMYMAQDVLAGFLSLMEDDGEAIPEPSDFRSIRTEPNEAVVLVNAWMTPMREKTVRKNLTIPAGLAWRGEKAGLNFSQLLTDALDKVLNETA
- a CDS encoding extracellular solute-binding protein codes for the protein MFFCTRPPKPVEPIVLTIWHNPTGHREDALSLAVDRFNRSIGRERGVVIIVTAIAKSEIMHEKLMSIAQGDPGAPQPPDIVIAYPKSAMPLIAKGALVPLDDYFSPEELSAYIPEFIDAGRLGDGRLLYVFPIGRSTEGLLVNRTFWDRFSRETGTPVTELATFEGIVRAAERYHEWTDAKTPDIEGDGGIFFMVDNPFNLAQAAFAQLDDDLFDGDRLNVNSPVYERVWKLFFEPTVRGYESVYKGYGTDLAKTGRMLCWTSSTAGITFMPKNVVYDDNTSEPVEFELLPFPVMEGGRKVAIQRAGGFCLFRSTPDRQQAAVDFLKWLTRPEENLRYVEGIGYLPVTRSALETAQERWGKDATGIWRSYVEAIGVMNREYRFLPQRSIANYGELEILYEGRIRRLAEKARERYRELLPAVGAERAWREATEGAYAKFVESK